The following coding sequences lie in one Lolium perenne isolate Kyuss_39 chromosome 2, Kyuss_2.0, whole genome shotgun sequence genomic window:
- the LOC139836110 gene encoding uncharacterized protein, producing MALPKKAQSLWRRFWFYAKEYTPPGEVCIPQYSPEPSVPRRLNVRSLPREQEKVVKDMRQAIQALKDDGLTAVDMYNCWLGRRLIPLRCRAHPMWEYRGQNDRTRSTATEWDEGEYRKALAKITTATFTSFEDGLQPYTEDTPAPQRWQKIADHLPPLAGKEPPEMTEGEEEEVDEEEERTESESEARDFIGLPRVEEGCRVLVPGRG from the exons atggcgctccccaagaaggcgcagtcgctgtggcgtcgtttctggttctacgccaaggagtacactcccccgggcgaggtatgcattccccaatacagtcccgagccgagcgtcccgcggcgcctcaatgtccggtcgctgccgcgcgagcaggagaaggtggtgaaggatatgcgccaagcgatccaggcgctaaaagatgacggcctgacggcggtcgacatgtacaactgttggcttggccggcggctgatccccctgcggtgccgagctcaccccatgtgggagtaccggggacagaatgaccgcacccggtcgacggcgaccgagtgggacgagggcgagtaccggaaggcgcttGCCAAGATCACTACTGCCACCTTCACTTCCTTCGAAGACGGCTTGCAGCCCTACACCGAAGACACCCCAGCGCCTCAG CGTTGGCAGAAGATCGCGGaccacctccctcctctcgccgggaaggaaccaccggagatgaccgagggcgaggaggaagaggtcgacgaggaggaggagcgcaccgagtcggagtcggaggcgcGGGACTTCATCGGACTCCCGCGGGTCGAAGAGGGGTGCCGAGTCCTCGTCCCAGGGCGCGGCTGA
- the LOC127334289 gene encoding uncharacterized protein, which produces MGRKVSTTLLILLGVALALAGPAASDMQAAYSIDAAVQQLMSPPPSLSMLEDSVAPEFTVDMEVHRRVLAGIGTGALNKNKAACNGPCPARGGSYTNRGCNSKYQCRGG; this is translated from the coding sequence ATGGGCAGAAAGGTGAGCACCACTCTTCTGATCCTCCTCGGCGTCGCGCTTGCGCTCGCCGGCCCGGCCGCCAGCGACATGCAGGCGGCCTACAGCATCGACGCGGCGGTGCAGCAGCTGATGTCGCCGCCTCCGTCATTGTCCATGCTGGAGGACAGCGTTGCCCCGGAGTTCACTGTTGATATGGAGGTGCACCGCCGGGTCCTGGCCGGCATCGGCACGGGAGCCCTGAACAAGAACAAGGCGGCCTGCAACGGGCCGTGCCCGGCGCGCGGAGGTTCCTACACCAATCGGGGATGCAACAGCAAGTACCAGTGCCGTGGTGGCTGA